The Sorangiineae bacterium MSr11954 DNA segment GTTGACGGGGAGTCCCCATTCGTGGGTCTTCCACTCCGGCGACCGCCCTAGCTTCGCCCGCACGAACGCGTGGAGCAACCGCACGCGCACCGTGGTCTTGAAGCCGGCCGTATAGCGGCCCATGTCGCCCGACTCGGTGATGTCGAGCACGAACTTCCCCGTCTCGGCGATGCGGCGCGAGGTGTTGGAGGTCAACGCGCCGGTGGTCATGAGCGGCTTGACGGCGGCGCTCGAGAGATAACCCGACATGAGCGATCCGCATGCGAGCGCATATCCATTGGCGATGCCCACGCGCTGGATGGTCTCGCACGCATACCGAAGGGTCTCGGGCTCGACCCACGCGGGGACCCGATCGAGGTGCGCGAAGAACCGCGCCAGCGCTTTGGGCGAGCCTGGGACGGCGTCGATTCCATGCTCCAGGGCCAGCTCGAACATGCGCCGGCCTTCGCCTGCGGGGAGCTCGTCCATGCACGCAACGAGGTCGTCCGCGAGCGGATCACCTTCCAGGAGCGCCTTCTGCAGCACGTCCATGAAGGGGTGCCCCGGCTGCAGCTTCGTGCGGCAATACCCGACGAGACGCTTGGCCCACGCGGGTGGATGCATGGGATCGCGCCATCGCGCGGGTATGGCTTCTGGAGTGGCAAACGCAACGTCACCCATGATGAATCCTCCCCTGCCCCGGTTGTGCATCTGGTGCTTTCAAAACATAATCCGAGTGATTACTCGGTTCTACTCGGATACGGGAGCCAGCATGCCCAAGCGTAAACTTCCGCCTCTTTTACCGAACAAAGTGCCTCGTCAGGCGCGCTCGCAGCGAACGTACGACGACATCGTGGAGGCGGGTGCTCGGCTTCTCCTCAAGTCGGGCTACGAAGCGCTCACGACCAATCACGTGGCCGAGGAAGCGGGCGTGGGCATTGCGTCCGTGTACGAGTACTTTCCGAACAAGCAAGCCATCGTGGCGGCGGTGGTGACCCACGTCGTCTCCGAGATGGTGGGCGAGTTTCGGGAGTCGCTGGCCGAGGCGATGGGCTCGGAGCCGCAGGAGGCGCTTCGCATGTGGCTTCGTACGATGTTTCGCGCGGTGGAGCGCCGCAAGGCCATCATCACCGTCTTCGTTCGGGAGGTGCCTTTTTTATTGGAGATCCCGGCCGTCGAATCGCTGAGCGCGCGCTTGCTCGAGCTCGCGCAGAGCGCGGCGGTGCTGGCGCGGAAGCCGTTGATCGTGGAGCACGCGGCGGCGGTGAGCTACTTGATGACCGTGATGGTCCAAGCGGCGGTGCTGGGATCGGTCATTCGTCGGCCGGCGCACCTCGGCCAAGAGGAGCTGCGGGAGACGCTGACCAAGCTCTTGATCGAGTTGCTCGCGTGATGGCTCGGCGGGTCACGGCGTGGGGCGTGGCCTCTCGGAGGGTCACGGCGCGGGGCGTGGCCGCTCCGAGGGTCACGGCGTGGCCGCTCCGAGGGTCACGGCGCACGCGGGCCATGTGCGGCGGGGCTCGATGGGATAAGCTTTTCCCGTGAACGACTCCAAGCGGCTGCTGATCGGCGAAGACTTCTCCCCGTGGACCGAAAAGGCGTGCTGGGCGCTCGACCACCGGCGGGTGACATACACCTTCCGGCAATACCAGCCGATGCTGGACGAGCCGGGCTTGCGGCTGCGGACCAAGAACTTCAAAGAGAAGGCCACGGTGCCTGCGCTCCTCGACGGACCGCGCATCCTCCGCGACTCGTTTGCGATCGCGCGCTACGCGGAGGAAATCGGCGAGGGCCCGTCTTTGTTTCCCGAGCCGCACGCGCAGGACATCGCCGCATGGAACGAGCGCAGCGAATCGGCCCTTCGCGCAGGGCGCGCGCTCTTTCTCGTGCGCCTGGAGAACGATCCCGCGGCGCAAACCGACAATGTGCCGGGCTTCGTCCCCGCGGCGGTTCGGCCGCTCGTGCGCCCCGTGGTGCGAACGGGGATCTCTTATTTGCGGCGCAAGCACGGTGTCGACGACGAAGCCATCGCTCGGGCGCGCGGGCACCTCGAGGAGACGCTGTCATCGCTCCGCGCCGCCTTGGCGGGTGGCTCCAGGTACCTCTTCGGACGATTCACGTACGCGGACGTGGCGATGGCCGTCGTATGCCAATTCATCCACCCCGTGGCCGATCGATACATCCGCCTGGCCCCGGCGAACCGCGCGTGCTGGGCGGAGGAGACCCTCGCGCGATCGTTCCGCGACATCCTCGACTGGCGGGACGCGCTCTATGCGGAGCATCGGACGATTTGTCGCTCGTAGCGTCATCGACTCGATTTTTTCCGGTTCAAAGAGTGGGCGATCGCGTCGTACATCGCGAGCTCCCGGCGCCGATGGCGCACGCGCACCACGAGAAGTAGGACCACCCAAATGACGCACACGGCGATTACCTCGACCTTGTCCCGGGTGGTCGTCGGGCGCACGACGCCGTTGCAGCCACGCGTCATCGCGTCGTTGGTGAACCACATCGCCACAAGGCACGGCGGTAAGTAAAGGACGGAGAACAACCACGCGCGCAGCCACCAACGAGGACGCATCGGCGGCACCTCCGAATCGGGGTCGGATGGCATTGCGTCGCGTGGATCACGATCGGGCATGGTGAACGTTACGGCGCGAGGACGTCGGACGCTACCGTGCCAAGGCGATACGCCCTCCCGCGAGAACGCCAAGGCGATGCGCCCTCCCGCGAGAACGCCAAGGCGATACGCCCTCCCGCCAGAACGCCAACGAGGAACACTCCCCGCATCACATGGTGCGAAGCTAAACCGTGTGCTACCAAGGCCTGGACACCTTCGTCTCTCGCGGAAGCTGCCCAATTCGATGTTGACCCTCCCCCAATTCACCGCATTCCTCGCCGCCGCCATTCTCATCACGCTGTCGCCGGGACCCGATAATTTAATGGTCCTGAGCCTCGGCGCCTCCCAGGGACGCCGCCAGGGGATGGCCTTTGGATTCGGCTGCGCCATTGGATGTTTGAGTCATACGTTGCTGGCCGTTCTCGGCGTGAGCGCCTTGATTGCGGCGTCGGCCATCGCGTTTACCGCGCTGAAGACCGTTGGCGGGCTCTACTTGATTTGGCTTGGATGGAACGCCATCCGCAGCCGCGGCAGCAGCCTTCCCTCCGACGAGGTCGAGACGGCGCCCGCTCCCCTCGGCACGTTGTTTCGCCGCGGGCTGTTGGCGAATGCCATCAACCCCAAAGTGGTGCTCTTTTTTCTGAGCTTTCTACCGCAGTTCGTCGATACGGCACGCGGTCACGTGGGGCTGCAGACCGCGTTGCTCGGCGTGACCTTCACGGTCCAAGGTGCGTTGATCTTCGGCACCCTCGGATATTTCGCGGGCGCCATTGGGCAAGGGCTTCGGCGGCGGCCGACCACGGCCATGTGGCTCGATCGGGTGGCCGGCTCCATCTTCATCGCGCTCGGTATCAAGCTCGCGGTCTCGCGCTAGCGACGCCTCGCACCTACGAGGGTGCACCCACCGGCTCTCCAAGGACGAGCTGGCGACGCCGCGCGCCCGCGGGTTACGATTTGCGTCATGACCCAGCTCGAAGAGCTCGCGCGAACCTACTTCGACGGAGGTCACGTGGTCGGGCACCTTGGCCATCGCGCTCGGGACGCTGTCGCCAGGTGATACCCTGCGTGCGTCATTTGCCGTGTTTCTCGACACCCGGGATGGTCGCATGATCGGCCAGCGAAACTACGATTGTTTCGAGCCGTTTTAGTGCATCGTTCTCGCCTCTGACGACTCTTGCCCCTGGAGGAGGATCCCATGATCAAGCCGTACACGGCGGTCGGTCTCGTTCCCACGGTTCGCGGTATTCGGCGCCGCGCCGATATTGGCGACAACATCGAGCATCTGCGTCATTTGGCCAAGGCCGCGGCGTGGCTATCCAGCCTCGATTTGCCCGTGCGCCTCATCGCTATACCCGAGGGCGCGCTCCAGGGATTCAACGACGAGGTCCTCGACCTGGATCACGTGGCCTTCGCCCGCGACTGCGCCATCGACGTTCCGGGCGAGGAGACGAAGCAGCTCGGAGAGATCGCGCGCGCGTTCGATTCGTTCGTGATCGCCCAGGCCAAGGCGCGTCATCCGGACTTTCCCGATCGGTTCTTCAACGTGGGGTTCATCCTCGATCGCGCCGGGAAGCTGATCCTCAAACACCACAAGGTGGCGCCGCTCTTCCCGGTGGAGCACTCGGTGGTCCCGCACAATGTGTATGATACATGGATCGCGAAGTATGGAAATAATCTCGATGCCTTCTGGCCGGTGGTGGACACCGAGATCGGCCGGCTGGGCATCATGATGGCCAACGAAGGCTCGTATCCGGAGAACGCGCGGGCGCTCGCGCTCAACGGGGCCGAGGTGATCTACCGTGGCTCCTACCCGCACCCGGCCGCGGGCAATGGCATGTTCGAAATCCAGACCCGCGCACGCGCCCTGGACAACAACCTGTACGTGGTGGCCCCCAACATGGGCACGTACTACCTCTCCCGAGAGGACACGACCCCCATCGACACGTTCGGCGGACAATCGCTCATCGTCGACTACAAAGGTAGAGTCGTGGGCGAACAGCGCTATGGCGCGGGCTCCACCTATGTGGCAGGCGTCATCGACATTCAAGCCTTGCGCGACCACCGCGCGCGCGCCCAGTGGGACAACTGGATGAAGGATCTGCCGACGGAGCTCTATCAGCTCCTTTACAAACAGCCCATCTACCCCAAGAACATCTACCTCGATCGCGTACCGATGAAGCACGCCGAATACCGTAAAGAGATCATCGAGCGCCAAATCCGGCTCATGCACGAGCGCGGTATTTGGAAGAAACCCGACGAGTAAGGCATATTCCATCGGATGGCGCGCGTATTGAATCGCGTTCGAACGAGCGCCACCGCGTTCAGTCGCGCGCCGTGGTTCTCCTCCGAATGGTGAGCGCGCGCGATGGTACAGACGGAGGTGGCTACGATGTGTGCCATTGCATCGACAAAAATCGCGCGGGCGGGTGAAAAATTTCGTTATTCACTGGCAAACGAGAGAGGCCCCGTCAGGCGCGGGAGGCGTCGGCCGCGCGGTAGCGATCGACCAGCTCGCGCAGGCGCTCGATGCGCAAGGGTTTCTCCAGAAACCCCGCGCCGAGCGACGAGGCTTGTTGCTGAAACTCCGGGCTCGAAATCACGATGGTCGGGATGCGCGAGAAGCTCGCATTTTTATGGAGCTCGTTCATGCACGTCCAGCCATCCATGACCGGCATTTGGATATCGAGGAGGATGAGCAGCGGCCTGCGCCCCGCGTGCAAATGGTGGAGCGCCTCGGAGCCATTTTCACAGGCAACGACGGAGTAGCCGTCCTTCTCCAACACGTTGGTGAAGAGCTCGCGCATGTCCTTGTCGTCGTCGACCAGAAAGATCGATCCGTCCGAAGCGCCCGTCGCTTCGTCCGCGCTGCCCTCGCCCTTGGCGAGCTCCTCGATGCCGCTGGCCGGATGGCTGGCGCGCGCCGAATCCCTCGGGTCGGGCCCGATCATGGGCAACGTCATGCAGAAGGTGGCGCCCTTTCCCCACTCGCTCTCGGCCCAAATTCGGCCGCCGTGCGCCTCGACGATGCCTTTGGCGATGAAGAGACCGAGACCGCGCCCTTTGACCGCCGTCTCCTCGGCTTGCCAGAAACGCTCGAACACGTGCGGCAGGCGCTCCTTGGTGATGCCCGGCCCCGAGTCGGACACCGAGAGGCGCAGCTCCCCCTCGCCCTCGGCGGCGGCCACGTGGATCACGCCGCCGCGGGGGGTGAACTTGATGGCATTGGAGATCAGGTTCGACAAGACCTGCAGCACGCGCTCCTTGTCGCACGACACGGGAGAGGAGTCGGGGGCGTCGGTGACGACCAGCTCGATGTGCTTGTCTTGCGCGGTCGGGGAGAACATCTCGCGCACGTCGGCGAAGAGCTCGGCCACGGAGCAATGGCGCTTTCGAATGGAGAGGTGCCCCGACTGAATGCTGCTCCAATCGAGCAGCTCGGCGATCAGCCGGGTCATCCTGTTGGCGGATCGGGTGACCATATGCAGCAAGTTCAGCGCATCGTCCGTGTCGTTGCGCTCTTCGAGCCATGACTGCGCGCTCGACGCGGCCAGCATGATGCCGTTGAGCGGATCCCTCAAATCGTGGGACACGATCGCCAAGATGTCGTCGCGCGAACGAACGGCGTCGCACGACGCGGCATAGAGCTCGGCGCGCTCGAGGCACATCGCCGCGCGGCGCGCGACGTCTTGGGCCACGCTCAGCTCGCGCGCGGAGTAGTGACGCCCGGATTCGGCCATGATGAACGTGAGCACGCCCAAGGTGCGCTCGCGCACCTTCAGGGGCACGACGAGGATCGATTTCGCAATGGGTCCGAGCTGCGGCGGAAGATGGGCCATCATGGCCGCCGACATGGCCGACCCTACGTACGGCTTGCCGGAGCGCACCACCTGCGCTTGCAGCGCACCCGCCTTGATATCGGGGACCCTGGCCTTGATGACCTCCAGCATCGGGCGCCGCTTTGGGTCCGCCCACGCCACCTTGACGCGCCGGAAGGCTTTGCCGTCGACCAGGATGTCCAGAAAGCAAATATCGGCCAGGATGGGCACGGCCAGATGGACGACCCGCCCGAGCGTGCTCTCGGCATCCATCGACGACGCAAGGATTTCGCTCGCGTCGGCCAAGAAGCGCAACATGCTCTCCGAGTACTTGAGACCCGTGATGTCTGCGAGCGTGGTGCGACAACCCATCACCTCACCGCCGGCGTCGATGAGCGGTACGGAGACCACTTGCACGGTGAGCCGCGTGTTGGTGTTTCGCACGGAGAACGTCACCTCCGTGGTCACGCGCACGCGTTCCGTGAAGCACATCTGAAGATGGGCGCGAAATGCGCGTTCGTCTTTCAAGGCGACCAGCCCCGAGAGCTGGCGCCCAATGACATTGGCGCGCGGTGTGCCAAAAAGCCCCGCCGCGGTGAGATTCGCTTCCTGAATACGTCCCGTCCTGTCGAACGTGCAGTAACCCACGGGGGCGAAGTCGAAGAGATCGGCGTAACGGCTGCGTGACTCTTCGAGCTGCGCGTGCGCCTCGCGCAGCTCGCGATTCTGCATCTCCAACTCGACCTGATGAACCTGCAAATCGTGAAGGAGGCGCTGAATCTGAGCCGCCGGTTTTCGCAGATGAGGGTCGCGCTCGAGTGCGTCCAGCGCTTTCGTCAGATCCGCTTGTGACGTGAGGTCCTTTCGCCCCATGAGCGCGTCTCCCCTGGCAAGTTCGAAAAAGGGATCGCTCGCCTCGTTTTTCAAGGACTTGAGCATGATGCTCCCGAGGGAGCAAGCTACGGGCCGTCCTCGAACGACAGCAGAATGAGCCCCGTATCTCCGTTCATGGGCGGCATGCGACTCCCGCTGACGCGAACGGATTTCAGCTCATCGCCAAACGGATAAGAGATGTGAACGTCGCGGAATGCCCCGCCCGTTACTAGAGCGCCTTCCAGGAACTCTTGCAACCTCTTCGTGGACCAGGGGCCAACCGGCAGCTCGGCGAACGATTTTCCAATGACGCGATCGGGCTCCAATCGAAAGATGGGATAAAAATTCCGATTCGCCCAAACGACCTTCGTTTTCCCATCGATGATGAGCAGCGCATGCCCGATGACATCGAGGAACGTGCCCGCGTACTCCGCCACGTCTTGGCCGAGCTGCAACGCACGGTGTCGAACATCGATGTCGTTCAGACTGATGACCACGCCCGTGATGGAGTGCTCCAGGGTTTTGTAGGGCGTGACGCGGACGATGTACCATCGCTGATCGCTCGCCTGCACCTCGCGGTTGAAGGGCACGAGCGTCTCGATGACCTCTGCGCCCACCGCATCGAGCTTCAGCCCACCGAGAAATGGGTTCAAGTGGCTGACGGAGCGCCCCACGTCGCCGGGGAGCAGATTGAAATGCTTCTCCGCGGCATACGTGAAGCGCCGGATGCGCATGTCGAGGCCGGTGATGACGAGGATGCTGTCCACACTGTTCAAGACATTGTGCAGATCGTCGTTGGTGAGTTGCTGTTCGAGCATCCGCGTCTGAAGCTCGTCATTGACGGTGGTGAGCTCCTCGTTGGCCGATTGGAGCTCTTCCTTCGATGTCTCGAGCTCTTCGTTCGTGCTCTGGAGCTCTTCGTTCGAAGACTGGAGCTCTTCGTTGGACGATTTGAGCTCCTCGTTGGCGCTCTCGAGCTCTTCGACGATGCTCTGGAGGTACTCCCGGGTGACCGTGAGCTCCCTCTCCACGTCTTGAAGACGCGCTTCCTGCGCATGGGTCGCCACCGGCGCGGCCGCGGCCTCGGCCTCCACCGCCCGCACCTCCCGCTCGATCACGTCGCAAAAGGACACGATGATGCACTTCGATTTGGTCTCGGGCTCGACGATGGGGATCGCCTCCACCATGAGCGAGCGTATTTTGCCATCCTCCGTGATCTTGGAGGGCGTGCTGACCCGAGCGTTTTCTTTGATCGCTTGGTGAATCGTTCGGCGGATGTCGGGTTGGAGCTCGGGCCTGGCCAAGCGAAGGATGTTCAAGCTCGCCGCCCCCGGCGCCGGCTCGAAGAAGGAGCCCGTGCGTCCTCGGAAGTGCAGAATCTCCAGATTCTCGTTGATGACGACGCCAGGCGGGCCGTAGGTGTCGAGGACCTTGCGATCGGCCAAGGCCGCGATGTTTAGGATGGGCCGTGCGCCGGACGTCGGCTGATTCGACAATGGCGGCTCCCGTAAAATGGTCCCGAAACCGACGTCGAGCGACGTCTGCGTGGGGACGTGTTTGGCAGCGTATACTTTGTTTTTACGATCCACGAGGGAAAAGAGATCCGGCGAGTCGCCGACGCTCTCCGAGGTGCCGAGCAAGAGATACGCGTTCGGGTTGAGCGAATAATGAAGAATACGCAGCACCTTCTTCTGCATGACCGGCTGCAGATAGATGAGCAGGTTGCGGCAGCTGACCAGATCGAGCCGGGAGAACGGCGCGTCTTTGGTGATGTTGTGCGAAGAGAAGACGATCATGTCGCGCACGCGCCGGCAGATCTGATAATCGGCGTCCTTCTTCACGAAGAACCGGCGCAGCCGCTCGGGGGAGACGTCGAGCGTGATGTTCTGCGGGTAAATCCCGCGACGCGCGACGTTGACGGAGGTCTCGTCGACGTCGGTCGCGAAGATTTGAATGCGGTAATCGTGCGCGCGGTCGTCCAGATATTCGAGGAGCGCGATGGCGATCGAGTACGGCTCCTCGCCGGTCGAGCACGCGGGGATCCAGATCCGGAGAGGCGGGCTCGTTCTCTTGTTGTTCTCCGTGATGCGGGGGAACACCTGGCTCTTCAAGACGTCGAAGACCGCCGGATCGCGGAAGAAGCTAGTGACGCTGATGAGGATATCCTTGTAGAGCGCACGCACTTCGTCGTGGTTGGACTGCGCGAATTTGATGTAGTCGGCGAGGCGTTCGATCTTGTGCAGGGCCAGGCGCCGCTCGATGCGCCGCTCGATGGTGCTCGGCTTGTAATACGTGAGATCGTTGCCGGTCACCGAGCGGATGAGGAGGACGAGCTTTGCGATGTTCTCCACCTCGGCCTTCGGGCGCGGCGGGCGGCGCTCGGTGATGTACGGGTGGCTGCCGATGCTCATCAGCTCGTTCGCGAGAGCCCGGGGTCCCAGGCAGAAATCCACCACCCCGCTCGCCAAGGCGCTGCGCGGCATTCCATCGTATTTCGCGGTGGCGGGATCCTGGGCCATGGTGATTCCGCCCGCCTCTTTGATGGCCTTGAGCCCGAGCGTGCCATCGGCTCCGGTGCCCGACAGAACGACCCCGACCGCGCGCGCGCCTTGATCCTCGGCCAGGGAGCGGAAGAAGAAGTCGATGGCGACCGCGGGGCCCGGCGCGGTGCTGTGCGGCATGAGATGAAGGACGCCCTGGAGGAGGGCGAGGTTCGCGCCGGGCGGGATGACGTAAATGCAGTTGGCCGCGACGCGCATCCCGTCCTCGACGGTCACCACGTCGATGGTGGCGTTCCGCGAGAGGAGCGGCGCGAGGTAGCTCTCCTGCTCGGGCGCCAGGTGCTGGACGACCACCAGCGCCAGGTGATCGAAGGAGATGTGCTCCACCAGCTCCGTGAGCGCCTCGATGCCGCCGGCCGACGCCCCGATGCCGACGATGAAGAAGTCCGAGCCGTCGTCTTCCGACTTTTTTGCCGACGCGGCGACGTCCGACACGTCATCGTCGCTCGAGCCTGCGGGAGATTGGGAATCCGCGTCAACCATGAGTCACCTTTGAAGTTCGGGCCACGATAGCGTCCGTCTCGGCTCGCCGAAAGCTCGTCATTCGACGGCGGCGCGCAAGTTGCTCCGTAGCTCCGCATGATCACGCATGACTTGGTCGTCATCGGTGGCTCCGCGGGCTCCCTGGAGCCTCTGCGCACGATCGTGGGGGCGCTCGGGGGCTTTCGGGGGACCGTGCTCATCGCCGTGCATGCGTACCCGAACGCCCGAAGCCACCTCCTTCCGGGTCTGCTCGCGAGCCTGGGAACGTTGTCCGTGACCCACGCGCGCGATGGAGACCCCCTCGCGCCCGGTACGGTCCTCGTGGCGCCGCCCGCGCGGCACCTCATCGTGGAGCCCGGGCGGGTGCGTCTCACGACGGGGCCTCGGGAGAATGGGACACGTCCGGCCATCGATCCGCTGTTTCGCACGGCCGCGCGCAGCTATGGGGCGCGGGTGGTGGGCGTTTTGCTCTCGGGCCACCTCGACGATGGCACCTACGGCCTCGCCATCATCAAGTCGCATGGGGGCCGCACCATCGTGCAGAAGCCTTCGACGGCCCGTCACCCCGATATGCCCGAGAGCGGTATGCACAACGTTCGCGTCGACGCCGTGCTCTCCCCGGAAGAAATAGGACCTCGCCTTTGCGAGCTTGCCAATACACCCATTATGGAGGAAACGACGATGGGTCGACTCGGATCCAAGGGAGCTCCGCTCGATCGCATTGCGCACGACGAGGGGATCGCGGGCGAGCGCCACGCGACCGTATTGTCCTGCCCCGAGTGCCACGGCGTGATGATGCGGCTGGAACGGCCGGATCTGCTCCATTTCGAGTGCCAGATCGGGCACGCGGCGTCGCCGCTGTCGCTGGAGGCCGCCCAGGCGACGGAGGTGACGGGCTCGCTGGAGTCCGCGAGGCGCGGGTTGCGCGAACAAGCGCTGCTCGCGTACATGATGGCCGAGCGCGCGCGTGGCAATCGCGATATCGAGGGCGCGGCCGAGCTCGAGGAGCGGGCCCACGCGTACGAGAAGAACGCCGACGCGATCGAGGGCATCCTCTCGAAGGTTCAACGATTCGGCCATGGCCGCGCTCCAAACGACGGCGATTTACCGGGATAGCGGCGCACGCATCGGGGATCGTCGCGCGCAGGCGCTCGATTTGCTCTCGGCGAAGACGATCATCGCGAATAGCCGCGGTTGGCGAAGCGCTGGCTCTCGCCATAGGGGAAGACCTCCTCCTCGTGGCCCTCCCGGATATGCTCCTGGCGCTCGGCCCAGAAGCGCGCGTCGGCGAGCTCGCGGTGCTCGGCCAGGAAAATGTCGCGGGCGCGGCCCTCGGGGAAGAGGAATGTGGGGAATTGCTCGGGGAATACATCGTTTGGCTCGACGGTGAACCAGGGCTCGCCGGACATCTCTTCGTCGTCGTCGCGCGGGGTGGGCATCCGCCGAAAGCGGCAATCGGTGAGGTACGAAATCTCGTCGTAGTCGTAGAAGACCACGCGGCCGTAGCGGGTGACGCCGAAGTTCTTGGTGAGCAGATCGCCGGGGAAGATGTTGGCGCGCGCGAGATCTTTCACGGCCTCGCCGTACTCGCGAATGGCGTCGTGGAGGTGCGGCTCGTCCAGATCTTTGAGGTACACGTCCAGCGGGATGAGGCGGCGCTCGACATAGACGTGCTCGAAGACGATGCGATCGCCGTCGAAGATCACGGACGAAGACGCCAGGCGGGCGATCTCGTCGAGGAGCGATTTGCTGAAACGGTCGCGGGGGAGCGCGACGTGGGTGTACTCCAGGGCGTCGGTCATCCGGCCGACCCGGTCGTGGTGTTTCACGAGCTGGTAGCGATCGAGCACGTTGTTTCGGTCGGTGTCCTTGGGCGGCTCGAACCAATCGCGAATGACTTTGAAGACGCACGGGAGCGACGGCAAGGTGAAGACGAGCATCACCATGCCTTTGGTGCCGGGGGCGAGCACGAACTTGTCCGTGGAGTGTTTGAGGTGCTGCTGCATATCGCGGAAGAAGAGCGTCTTGCCCTGCTTCTGCAGGCCGACCAAGGTGTAGAGATCGGCGCGCGGGCGGCTCGGCACCACCGACTCCAAGAAGGATACGTAGGCGGCCGGCACCTCCATATCGACCATGAAATAGACGTGTGAGAGGCTGAGGACCCGGCCGATGCTCTTGCCGTCGAGGAGCAAGGCGTCGACGAAGATGGAGCCGCCCTCGTCGCGCAGGATGGGGACCACGAACGGGATGAGCGCGTTCCCGTTGATCACGCGCGCGACGATGTAAGCGGCTTTGTTT contains these protein-coding regions:
- a CDS encoding chemotaxis protein CheB, with translation MITHDLVVIGGSAGSLEPLRTIVGALGGFRGTVLIAVHAYPNARSHLLPGLLASLGTLSVTHARDGDPLAPGTVLVAPPARHLIVEPGRVRLTTGPRENGTRPAIDPLFRTAARSYGARVVGVLLSGHLDDGTYGLAIIKSHGGRTIVQKPSTARHPDMPESGMHNVRVDAVLSPEEIGPRLCELANTPIMEETTMGRLGSKGAPLDRIAHDEGIAGERHATVLSCPECHGVMMRLERPDLLHFECQIGHAASPLSLEAAQATEVTGSLESARRGLREQALLAYMMAERARGNRDIEGAAELEERAHAYEKNADAIEGILSKVQRFGHGRAPNDGDLPG
- the aceK gene encoding bifunctional isocitrate dehydrogenase kinase/phosphatase, which encodes MSASFYIARAILDGFDKHYRLFRETTGRAKERFERADWAGGRAAAVARIDMYDQRVREAVITLAERFPDLGLDDTLWQSIRTSFIALLHDHKQPECAETFYNSVASRVLDRRYHRNEYIFSRPAVSTEHLDGDEPTYRSYYPDDLASTFRHILQSFDLKLPFQDLERDIRYILRAVAEHFPEGWERQPNFQVQVLRSLFFRNKAAYIVARVINGNALIPFVVPILRDEGGSIFVDALLLDGKSIGRVLSLSHVYFMVDMEVPAAYVSFLESVVPSRPRADLYTLVGLQKQGKTLFFRDMQQHLKHSTDKFVLAPGTKGMVMLVFTLPSLPCVFKVIRDWFEPPKDTDRNNVLDRYQLVKHHDRVGRMTDALEYTHVALPRDRFSKSLLDEIARLASSSVIFDGDRIVFEHVYVERRLIPLDVYLKDLDEPHLHDAIREYGEAVKDLARANIFPGDLLTKNFGVTRYGRVVFYDYDEISYLTDCRFRRMPTPRDDDEEMSGEPWFTVEPNDVFPEQFPTFLFPEGRARDIFLAEHRELADARFWAERQEHIREGHEEEVFPYGESQRFANRGYSR